One window of the Procambarus clarkii isolate CNS0578487 chromosome 27, FALCON_Pclarkii_2.0, whole genome shotgun sequence genome contains the following:
- the LOC138369215 gene encoding uncharacterized protein, with protein sequence MSIFINGEERPQYVICCKPSSNKLPQTSFLKQASSNKLPQTNFLKQASSNKLPQTSFLKQASSNKLPQTSFLKQASSNKLPQTSILKQASSNKLPQTSILKQASSNKLPQTSILKQASSNKLPQTSFLKQASSNKHPQTSFLKQASSNKHPQTSFLKQASSNKHPQTSFLKQASSNKLPQTSFLKQASSNKLPQTSILKQASSNKLPQTSFLKQASSNKHPQTSFLKQASSNKLPQTSFLKQASSNKKATKLKEHLVNVPLHHKDKDRAFSRVLGMLSNKMRLDLTGTLQDMNHSVTEAYYAVAVEIAKQKDPRTRRNFKLRMVDIVLGNGLEKKTCWNVTSNSIDQRRINDIPIDIKDQVVQEVTFTPFGFFSNFE encoded by the coding sequence ATGTCCATCTTCATCAATGGAGAAGAAAGGCCTCAATATGTTATTTGTTGCAAACCTTCCTCAAACAAGCTTCCTCAAACAAGCTTCCTCAAACAAGCTTCCTCAAACAAGCTTCCTCAAACAAACTTCCTCAAACAAGCTTCCTCAAACAAGCTTCCTCAAACAAGCTTCCTCAAACAAGCATCCTCAAACAAGCTTCCTCAAACAAGCTTCCTCAAACAAGCTTCCTCAAACAAGCTTCCTCAAACAAGCATCCTCAAACAAGCTTCCTCAAACAAGCTTCCTCAAACAAGCATCCTCAAACAAGCTTCCTCAAACAAGCTTCCTCAAACAAGCATCCTCAAACAAGCTTCCTCAAACAAGCTTCCTCAAACAAGCTTCCTCAAACAAGCTTCCTCAAACAAGCATCCTCAAACAAGCTTCCTCAAACAAGCTTCCTCAAACAAGCATCCTCAAACAAGCTTCCTCAAACAAGCTTCCTCAAACAAGCATCCTCAAACAAGCTTCCTCAAACAAGCTTCCTCAAACAAGCTTCCTCAAACAAGCTTCCTCAAACAAGCATCCTCAAACAAGCTTCCTCAAACAAGCATCCTCAAACAAGCTTCCTCAAACAAGCTTCCTCAAACAAGCTTCCTCAAACAAGCTTCCTCAAACAAGCATCCTCAAACAAGCTTCCTCAAACAAGCATCCTCAAACAAGCTTCCTCAAACAAGCTTCCTCAAACAAGCTTCCTCAAACAAGAAAGCAACGAAGTTGAAGGAACATTTGGTAAATGTTCCTCTCCACCACAAGGACAAGGACAGAGCATTTTCAAGGGTCCTGGGAATGCTCTCAAACAAAATGAGGCTGGATTTAACAGGAACATTACAGGACATGAACCACTCTGTTACTGAAGCTTATTATGCCGTAGCTGTGGAGATAGCAAAGCAGAAAGACCCACGTACACGAAGAAATTTCAAGCTCAGAATGGTGGATATTGTGTTGGGAAATGGACTGGAGAAAAAAACTTGCTGGAATGTTACATCAAACAGTATTGATCAAAGGAGAATCAATGACATCCCAATTGACATCAAGGATCAAGTTGTGCAAGAGGTCACATTTACACCATTTGGTTTCTTTTCAAATTTTGAGTAA